From Bradyrhizobium sp. AZCC 1610:
CCAGAGGCCGCACCAGCGCCGAGACGAAGCGTTCACGCTGATGCAGGAAACGAAGCGCCTCGCGCCAAACTATACCGTTCAAGCAGGTGAAATATTCGCCAAGCGAGAAGCCGCTCCGGATCGGCTGTGTGGTTGCTGATGTCATGACGTTGGGCTCCCGCTTGGTGCGGTGGAGCCGGTCAGCCGCATGAACGCCGTGTTGATATCGCTGCCGCCGGTGTCGGCGATAACCTGCGCGACTTTGCCCTGGGCCAGTACCTGGCCCTGATGCAGGACAACGAGATCGTCATTTGAGCCGATCTCGTCGAACAGATGCGTCGCCCACAACACGCTTATTCCCTGTTCGGTAACGAGCTGGCGGACGTGGTTGAGGATATCCGCGCGCGCCTTCACATCCAAGCCGACCGTCGCCTCGTCGAGCAGGAGCAGGCGCGGGCGATGCAGCAGCGCGCGGGCGATTTCCAATCGCCGCATCTGGCCGCCGGAGAGGTCGCGCACCTTGCTGGCTGCGCGGTCGGCAAGGCCGAGGCGCGCCAGCACCTCGCGGCTCCGTTCGCGGGCATCGCGTCTGGCGATGCCATGCAAGGCGGCGTGATAAAGCAGGTTCTGCGTCACCGAAAGGTCGAGATCGAGCGTGCGGGGCTGAAACACCACGCCGAGCAGCCGCAATGCTTCCCCGGGCGCCTGCGCGACGTCGTGACCGAAGATGCCGATATGTCCGCGCTGGATTCCGAACAGCCGCGTGACCAGCGAGAACAGGGTGCTCTTGCCGGCGCCGTTCAGGCCAAGCAACGCGGTGAAACTGGCCGGTGCGACGGTGAAGCCGATGTCGATCAGCGCCTGTCGGGCGCCATAGGAATGGCTGACGCCGCCGACCGACAATGCAGGTATCTCCGCGGCTTCGGGCCGGGAAGGGGTATCCTGCCTGTTCTGACCGGCTGAAAATGCGTCAGTGGCCGTCATGGTTGTGCAATCGTGATACCCCAGGGCAACTCGCCGACCTGGATCGTCTTGATGACCTTTTGCGCGGTGACGTCGATCACCGAGACGTCGTTCGATACGCCGTTGGTGACCATCAGATATTTCTCGTCCGGGGTGAATGCCATGTGCCACACCCGCTGCCCCACCAGCAGATATTTGGTGACCTTGTGGCTGGTGGCATCGACGACCGCGACGCGATTGGCGGGGCCGAGCGCGACGAAAGCAGTCTTGCCGTCTTTGGTCATGCCGATGCCGACCGGCTGGATGGCTTCGCTCCGTAGGCCGGGAATGTTGAATGAAATCTTGTCCGTCACGACCCGCTTGACCGGGTCGATGACCGAAACGGTGCCGCCGATCTCTGACGATACCCACACTTCGGAATTGTCACGCTTGAACTCGGCGAAGCGCGGGCGCGCATCGACCAGCACGTTGGCGACGATCTGGCGCGTCTTGGTGTCGATGAAATGCGCCATGTTGGTGGTCTCGGAAGTATTGATCAGGATTGACCCATCCGGGCTGATGGCCATGCCCTCCGGCTCGACGCCGACCTGGATTTCGCCGAGGCGGGCGCGCTTTTCGACGTCGATGATCGTCACCGTGTTGTCGTTTTCATTGGCGACGTAGAGCATCTTGCCGTCAGCATCGAGGGCGAACAGTTCGGGGTCCGGGCCGGAGGGCAGGGTATCGACCACCTCCTGCTTGGCAACGTCGATGACCTGAATGCTGTCGTCGTCGCCCACGGCCACGAATACAAACTTGCCGTCCCTCGTGAACTCGATGCCGCGCGGCCGCTGGCCGACCTTGATCGTCTTGGTGACGGTCCAACTGTTCGTATCGATTACGGATACGGTGTTGCTCTTCTCGTTGGACACATAGGCGATGAAGGCCGAGGCGGGGGTCGCCGTCGCGAGCCAGGCAGCTATTACGGAAAGCAGGCAACACCGCCACATACGCAATTTCTCCTCCTTCAACGTAACTTGCACTTGGTTTCCGGCCGATCGGCGCCAAGCGTGTCGAGCTCCGAAACCTGGTGCAGGAATCCCTCCTGCGGCGAAACCGAGACCACCATGCGTCCATCGACCAGCAGGATTGGTTGACGAAGCTGCAGATTCCAGTCCCGCAGCGTCAGCCGCCGACCCTTGAATGCCGCAATGGAAAAGTCGGGTCCTTTGAGGAAGTCCGATACCGCCTTTGAATCACCAGACTTGGTGCGCGACGCTGCTTCGCCGATCATACGCGCTGCCGTCCATGCCTGCATGTCCAGTGCGGTCATGTGTCGCGAATTCAATTTTGCAAACCGGTTCTGGATCTGGATCGCGCCCCATTGATCCTGCGCGGCGTGCCAACTGGTCGGAACCAGCCCGGCCGAGCCTGCAACCGGCCGCGGGTCCCAGGTGCGGTAGGGCAGGTAGGACGCGAACACCTCGCTTTCGTCAGCTGCAACGAGGACGTCATAGGCCGGCGCTTGCTGGGTGAACACCGGCATTTGCCGCTGGATCAAGGTGACGCCGCTGTCGGTACGGCGTGCGCCACCGATATCTTCGAAAATTCGCTCCTGGACGATCTTGGCGCCGAAGCGTGTCGCTGCACGGCGCAATGCGTCGGCGTAGAGCTTGTCCTGATCATGCGAGCCGACGACGAACAGCCAGCGCTTCCATTGCTTCCATACCAGATACTGGGCGAGCGCATCCGCAAGCATCGAGCGCGTCGGCGCGACATGGATCACATTGGCACGACAGTCTTGCTCGCGCAGCCGGTCGTCGATGGCGCCGGCATTCAACAGCAGCGTTCCGCGATCGCGGAGCGCGTCGGCCGCCTTCAACAACTCGTCCGCCGGAAGGTCGGCAATGATGAAGCTGCTGCGCTCGGCCAGCGCCGCCGCAGCCTTCGCGACATCCTCATTGTCTTTGAGCCGGACCTCCTCCAGTGTGAAGTGCTGATTGAGGAATTTGCCCGTGGTGTTGTTGTCCTCGATCGCAAGGCGCGCGCCGGCAAGGCCATCATTCTCCGCCGGCAGTTCGACGAGCGACAATTTCGCCTTGACGCCGACACGGCCGAGATAGCCGATGCCGATCTCGATCGGGTCGGCCGCGAGCACGGGGGTGGCCGCGATGCAGAAACCGATCGCAGCGACCAACCATCGGATCATGGCTCCTCCCTGACAGGTCTCCTCGACTTCGCCGCGTCGAAGACCGTTGGCCTGAACCATGACCGAATTGTCTTGGCTTGCAACTCAATTTTGTTGCGACCGCTTGACGCCGTTTCAGCCCTTCAGGCGCTCGGCGTGCCAGCGCAGATGATCGGACATGAACGTGGAGATGAAGTAGTAACTGTGGTCATAGCCGGGCTGCCGGCGCAAGGTGAGGGGGATTTTGGCTTTCTCGCACGTGCTCTGCAGCAGCTCCGGACGGAGCTGCTCGGTCAGAAACGGATCGGCATCGCCATAGTCGACCATTAGATCGGACACTCTGGCGCCATCCTCGATCAACGCAACCGCATCGTGCTTGCGCCATGCTTGCCGGTCGCTGCCGAGATAGCCGCCGAGCGCCTTGATGCCCCACGGTACCTGCGAGGGCGCGACGATCGGCGAAAACGCGCTTGCCGCGCGATAGCGGTCGGGATGGCGTAGTGCCACCGTCAACGCGCCGTGACCGCCCATAGAGTGACCAAGAATGGATTGTCGATTGGGGTCGACCGGAAAGTTTTCGGCGACCAGTTTCGGCAGCTCTTCCGTGACATAGCTCCACATCCGGTAATTGCGAGCGAACGGCTCCTGCGTCGCATCGACATAGAAGCCGGCACCAAGCCCGAAATCATAGCCATTGGCGGGATCGCCGGGCACGCCTTCGCCGCGCGGGCTGGTGTCGGGCGCAACGAAGATCAGTCCAAGGGCCGCGCAGGCGCTGCGGAATTCGCCCTTTTCCGTCACATTGGCGTGGGTGCAGGTCAGGCCGGAGAGATACCAGACCACCGGCAGCCTGGCGCCGCCGGCGTGCGGAGGGACATAGACCGAGAAGGTCATGTCGGTCCTGGTTTCGCGGCTGGCGTGTCGATAGACACCCTGCGTTCCGCCGTATGACGTGTTGAGTGAAACGGTCTGCATGGTCATGATCTCTGGACTCCTGCGCCGCGGGCTCTCACGCCACGCCGCTTTCTATTGCCAGCCGTACCAGTTCGGCAGAAGTTCGTACGCCGAGTTTCTGGCGCATGATCGACGACGTATTGGCAACGGTCTTGTACGAGGAATGAACCATCCACGCGATCTCGGAAAGGCTCTTGCCCGCGCTGAGCAGGCGCAGGATCTCCATCTCCCGCGAGGTGAGTTTGGAAAGCGGGCTGCGGGCGAATGCAGGTCCGGCGAACGCGATGCTGCGCGCGATCGCGGAGGGCAGGTAGACCCCGCCTTTACCGACTTCACGGATGGCTTCGACCAGATCCTGCGGATCGCCCGTCTTGGTGACATAGCCCTTGGCGCCGATTTCGATGGCACGCGCGGCGAAGACCGGATCGTCGTTCATGCTGAACATGATGATCCGAGCGGAAGCGGCACGCGCAAGAATGCGCCGCGCCAGTTCGAACCCCGACACGGTCGGCAGGTTGATGTCGATTACACAGATGTCGGGGCGCTCGGTGACGAACACGCGTTCGCCGCTCTCCGCATCGGCGGCCTCCAGCAGCACGACCTCCGGTTCGTCGGCAAACACGGTACGGCAGCCCGAAGCAACGATGGGATGATCGTCAACGATCAGAACACGCATTGCATCGATCCCCGATAGCCGCTTCAGTTTCGTTGCTGCATCGCGTCGGGCTGCACCGGAGCCGGCGCGAGACCGGTCATGCATCGCCCGCGAGATTACTGTACGCTTCAATCTGATCGTCGGTTTTTCTACTGTCAACCGGTCGTCTCGACCGGGAACTGATTGCGACGCGATTGGGGCAAACCTCATGTGGCAGAAATTATCGTTGCGTGCCCGGATCAACTTGCTGCTTGCGTTGGGCCTGACGCTCGGTCTGGCCATCAATATCGCGCGGCTGGTGGTGGAGGCGGGGCCCCGCGTTCGGGCCGAGGACCAAGGCGTGATACGGCTGGCGCGCGAATTCGTGGAGACGATCGTTCCCGGCCTGAACGAGGCATCAGACCCGGACGCGCGGCTCAATCAGATCGTTCGTGACCTCAGCCGGCTCCGGCACGTCAGTATCACGCGGCAGGGCGATACCTCCGCAGGCGAGCGCTCCGGTAACGGCGATGACGAACGGTCGCCGCCGGCCTGGTTCATCGCGCTCGTTCATCCGGAAACGACCGCCGTGAGCGTACCGATCACCATCCATGGAAAGCCGCAGTCGCTCGTGATCACGTCGCATCCGAACGATGAAATGGCCGAGATCTGGGACGGAATCGTCACCCAGCTTGCGGTCAGTTCCGCCCTCGCCATCGCGCTCTTCCTGGTGACGATGATGGTGGTTGGCCGCGCGCTGGCGCCGCTGCAGGCGCTTTCGCAGGCCATGGCGAACATCGAGGCCGGGCACTACGGTTCACGCGTCGAGCCCGGCGGCGCGCCCGAACTGGCGGCGATCTGTGCCAAGCTGAACCACCTGGCGGGCGCCCTCGGCGAGGCCATTGAGGACAAGCGGCGGCTCGCCGAACGCACGGTCTCGCTGCAGGATCTGGAGCGCAAGGAGATTGCGCGCGAATTGCATGACGAGTTTGGGCCGTATCTCTTTACGCTACGCGCCCACGCCGGTGCCCTGATGCGGCTTTCGGAAGACGGGCGCGCTTCCGGCGCGGATGCGCTGCGCAAACATGGCACCGCCATCATGGAGCAGATCAATGCGCTCCAGCAGTTCAATCGCAGGATATTGGAAAAGCTGCGGCCCGTTGGGCTGGCGGAGCTCGGACTGCGCGAGGCGCTCGGCGTGCTCTTGCGCCTGTGGCGTGAGTCCCGTCCCGACGTAACCATCGACGCCAACATTGCGAGCGCGCCGGAGGAGACCGGAGAAGTTACGGACTTGACGGTTTACCGAATCGTTCAGGAAGCCCTGACGAACGCTTTCCGCCATGCCGACGCGACCTCCGTCAGCGTCACGGTCGAACAGGCCGCAGGAATGAATGGCAGTCGCGGCTGCGCCCTGGTTCGCGTCAGCGACAACGGCCGCGGCTTGGCGCCGGATCACAAGTTCGGCTTCGGCCTGACCGGTATGCGCGAGAGAATACTGGCGTTGGGCGGGACCCTGAATGTCGTTTCCGGCAATGGGGGCGTCACGGTAGAGGCGGTCGTTCCCCACGGATCGCACCACTGATGGATTCGAAGCGCTGTGCGGGAATTTTTCCCGATCTCTTCGGGAAGGAAGGCATTTAGGGAACGCGACCTTTTGCGGCTAGCGCGTGTCATTGACTTCTCACTAGTATCGTCCGCATCGAACCGGCGTCGCCAATGAGCCGGAATGTAGTGGGGATGGGGACATGGGCGTACGTGTACTGGTGATCGGGACAATCTCGCTTTGCCTGATTCCCGGGATCGACCGTGCCGAGGCCCAAACCGCGTCCAGCGATAGCGAGGTCCTGCCGGCCATCGAGGTAGTTGCTCCCCCGACGACATCAGCCCGACCAGCAGCCAGACCAACCCGCGGCAGTGCGGCGCCTCGAGCCACCCGAAATGTGCGCAGGGTTCTTATCTACCCGACCGCGCCGACACCGACGGCCCGCTCGGGAATGGACGTCGACAAGGTGCCGGCAGCGATCAACGCGGTTGGTGCCGGTCAGATCGCGCGCACGGGCTCGCTGAACATCGCGGACGCGTTACAGCAACAGGTACCGGGTATCATCATCAGTGATACTACCGGAAATCCATTTATGCCTGACGTACAATTTCGTGGTTTTGTGGCATCGCCAGTGGCCGGTACTCCTCAAGGGCTTGCGGTTTACCAGAACGGGATGCGCATCAACGAAGCGTTCGGTGACACCGTCAACTGGGACTTGATCCCGACGGCCGCGATCAGGTCGGTCACCGTCGTGACCAATAACCCCGCGTTTGGCCTCAATGCGCTCGGCGGAGCCGTCAACGTATTGATGAAGGATGGCTTCAACTATCACGGCGCTGAAATCAACACGATGGGCGGCTCGTTCGGACGCATCCAGAGTTCGGCGCAGTATGGCAAGCAGATCGACAATTTTTCGGTCTATGGCGCGCTCGAAGGCGTGCGTGACAACGGCTATCGCAATTTTTCGGAGTCGGCGATTCGTCGATTTTACGGGGATGTTGGCTACCGGACCGACAGCAGTGAATTTCACCTCAACATGGGCGTCGCCAAGAACAATTTCGGCGCGGCGGCGGCGGTGCCGGTCGAACTGCTGCAGAAGTATTGGGGCGCGACCTATACGACGCCGCAGACCACGGACAACCGCGTTGCCTATGTCAACCTGACCGGAAAGGTCGAGGCCACGCCGACCTGGACGATCGAAGGCTCGGCGCGCGTCCGCGCGTTCCGGCAGAAAACGGTGGACGGTAACCCGACCGAGACGGAGCCATGTGCAGCCCCCAACGACACGCTGCTTTGCTTCAACGACGACACCAACTTTGCAAATGGCCTCAACGGAGTCCCGATCGTAAATCCCTTCCCGGCCGACGCCGTGTTGGGGCAGATCGACCGGACGACAACCCGTTCGACGACGACCGGAGCGACCCTGCAGGCAACCAACACCGACCAGTTGTTCGGACACAACAACCAGTTCATGGTTGGCACCAGTTTCGACTCCGGCGTCACTCGCTTCGGGGCCAGCGCGGAATTGGGCACGATCGGCTCAAACTACGTCGTCAACGGCAGCGGCATATTCCTCGGTCCGTCCGGCAGTCCGATTTCGATCGGCCCGGTCTCGCTTCGAGCCACCAACAAATACACCGGCCTCTACGCGCTCGACACCTTCGATGTGACGGACGCGTTTTCGATCTCGGGCGGCGGCCGGTTCAACCATGCGAGCATCGTGCTTCAAGATCAAATCGGCACCGCGCTCAATGGTAATCATACGTTCAGCCGCTTCAATCCGATGATCGGCGGCACCTACAAGATTACGCCTGAAATGACGGCCTATGCAGGGTATTCCGAAGCCAATCGCGCGCCGACCCCGCTGGAACTCGCATGTGCCGATCCGGCGCGCCCCTGTCTCATCGCGGCATTCCTCATTGCCGACCCGCCGCTGAAGCAGGTTGTATCCCGCACCGTTGAGGCCGGTCTGCGCGGCACCAAGGAGCTGAATATCGGAACGCTCGGGTGGAAGGTCGGGGCGTTCCGCGCGACGAATGCCGATGACATTCTGGCGATTCCCAGTCCGGAGCTGCAGGGCTTTGGCTATTTCCAGAACGTGGGCAGGACGCGGCGCCAGGGCATCGAGGCTCAGGTCAATCTGACGTCAAAGACGCTGCAACTCTATGCCAGCTATACCCTCGTGGATGCGCGCTTCCTCGATGCCCTGGAGATCGGCTCCAATAGCCCGTTCGCCGTTGACGACGTAGTCCAGGTTCTGCCGGGCAACCGAATTCCGGCGATTCCGCGCAACCGGGTCAAGGTTGGCATCGACTACTCGGTCACCGACGCCTTCAAGGTCGGCGGCGACGCGTTGTTCGTCGGCAGCCAGTATTTTGTCGGCGATGAATCCAATCAGGCGGCGAGGCTGCCAGGGTATTCGGTTTTCAACCTGCACGCCTCGTACCAGATCAACAAGACGTTTCAGGTCTACGGCCGCGTCGACAATATCCTGGACAATCGCTATGCGACTTACGGGACGTTCTTCGATAGGGATGATATTCCCAATTTCACCAATGGCGGCGCCGATTTCACCGACCCGCGTTCGGTCCTCCCGGCGCGGCCGCGTGCCTTCTACGCAGGGTTAAAGGCGACCTTCTAGGCCTGTAACGAGCCAGCCATCATGGCTGCCGGTGCGGGAGAACACGAAGCGATTTGAAGCGACCAATGATGCGCGGCAGAGCGTCAGCTTGCCGCGCTACGGGGACCGTCAGGAAACATCCGGCGCCGGATCGGCGCAATGCGCCTTGTGGATCGCGGAGGGAACGAACCCGAAATGCTTCCGGAACACGCGGCTGAAGTGCGACGAACTGGAAAAGCCCCACGAAAATGCGACGTCCGTGATCGTCTTTCCGTGCTGGGTCTCCAGCTCCTGCCGGCAGTGCAGCAGTCGCGCCCGCCAGATGTAATCGCTGACGGTCATGCCCTTGTCGCTGAACAGCATGTGCAGGTAGCGCTTGGTGCAGCCCAATGCCGCCGAGATCTGGTCGATGCAAAGATCCGGGTCGCGCAGATGCTCGCGGATGAAGGCTTGAGCCCGAATGTACATCGCCTCGGGACCGACCCGATCGAACATCGTGTCGGCCTCGCGCAGCGGCAACAGCAGCAGATCGATCAGCGAATCGGCGACGCCGATGGCGTTGTAGGGCGACAGCCTCTTCGCTTCATCAAACGCGGTGTGCACGAAGTCGTAGGCGATGCGGCCGGTGCCGTTACGCGCGGAGAGCTTGCACGGCAACATCTTAGCCGTGCGGAAGCCGCGTTCGTGCAGCAGTGCCTTTGGGACGATCACGACCTCGTGCCGGGTCAACGACGGGCTCACGATCGTGTGCGGGCAGGAGACGTCATAGGCGAGGCAGTCGCCGGGCATGATGTCGATGCGACGGCCACCCTGTTCGAAATGAGAGATGCCGTAGGTTTGGAACAGTATCTTGACGTAGGGATGCTCGCTCAGCTTGGTACCTGAGACCGTGTGCGCGATACGATGCTGGCTTGCCTCGATCTGACACAGCTTTAGCTGCGAAACGGTTGTGTAGTTTATCCGCCCCTCGAGCGAAGAACCTTCCAGCGGATCGACGTCAAACTGGCCGCAGAGATCTGTCAGTGCATCTGACCAAGTTTGGATCTGTTTCTTCGGCGCCAACCCGGAAGTGCTGAGTGAACGAACTGTATCAGACATTGCCCAGCCACCGATTTGAGAACAGGCCGCGACCTCCGCCTAGGCGTCGGTCAGATGGTCGTGACATTTGGCCCCAATTTAGGCAGTCGCCAGGGAAGTTGCGCAGATTCTTCCCAATATCCCTTTGACAATCCTCCAACTTAGTTTCGGCGGCGTCAAGGGAAACCTCGACCGGGGGCCGCGCGGGTGCTTGTGGGAACAAGCCCACGATTGATGCTTCGCAGCATGAGAAGACGGCTTCCGAGGCCCGAAATTAAAAAGTTCATTGGGTTTCGCTTCTGAGCAAACGCGCTTCGCTCTTGGGCAAGTTTCCTATTCCCGAACGGGATAGGAATAGCGACCAACAATGGAAGAATGGGCCGTTTCGGCGGAAACCCAAAACTCGTATCTTGGAGGAAACCACTATGCGCAAGGTGCTATCCGCAGCCTGTCTTGGCGCTATGGCGACATTCGTTGTCGGCATCGCATACGCCAACGAAGAACTGATCAAGATGTCGCAGAACCCAAAGGACTGGGTGCAGCCGGCCGGCGACTACGCCAATACACGCTTCTCGAAGCTTAACCAGATCAACGCGTCCAACGTCGGCAAGCTCCAGGTCGCCTGGACCTTCTCGACCGGCGTGCTGCGTGGTCATGAGGGCGGGCCGCTCATCATCGGCAACATGATGTACGTCCATACGCCGTTCCCGAACAAGGTCTATGCCCTTGACCTTTCGCAGGAGAACAAGATCGTCTGGAAGTACGAGCCGAAGCAGGATCCGAACGTCATTCCGGTGATGTGCTGCGATACCGTCAATCGCGGCGTGGCCTATGGCGACGGCAAGATCTTCCTGCATCAGGCCGACACCACGCTGGTCGCGCTCGATGCCAAGACCGGCCAGGTTGCGTGGAGCGTCAAGAATGGAGATCCGGGCAAGGGCGCCACGGGCACCTCCGCGCCGCTCGTCGTCAAGGACAAGGTCCTGGTCGGCATTTCCGGCGGCGAGTTTGGCGTGCAATGTCACGTCACCGCTTACGATCTCAAGTCCGGCAAGCAAGTGTGGCGGGCGTTCTCCGAAGGGCCGGACGACCAGATCCTGGTCGACCCCGTGAAGACGACCGAGCTCGGCAAGCCGATCGGCAAGGATTCGAGCATCAAGACCTGGCAAGGCGATCAGTGGAAGATCGGCGGCGGCTGCACATGGGGCTGGTTGTCCTATGACCCCGGTCTGAACATGGTCTATTACGGGTCCGGCAACCCCTCGACCTGGAACCCGAAACAGCGTCCGGGCGACAACAAGTGGTCGATGACCGTCTTTGCGCGCAATCCGGACACCGGTATGGCCAACTGGGTCTATCAGATGACGCCCCATGATGAGTGGGACTACGACGGCGTCAACGAAATGATCCTCAGTGACCAGGAGATCAATGGCCAGGCGCGCAAGCTGTTGACCCATTTCGACCGCAACGGTCTGGCTTACACGATGGACCGTACCAACGGCGAACTCTTGGTGGCCGAGAAGTACGATCCGAAGGTGAACTGGACCACCGGCGTCGACATGAACAAGAGTTCGCCGACCTACGGCCGTCCCAAGGTGGTCGATCAGTATTCGACCGAAAAGGGCGGCGAAGACAAGAACACCAAGGGCATCTGCCCGGCCGCGCTCGGCACCAAGGACGAGCAGCCGGCAGCCTATTCGCCCGAT
This genomic window contains:
- a CDS encoding ABC transporter ATP-binding protein, which encodes MTATDAFSAGQNRQDTPSRPEAAEIPALSVGGVSHSYGARQALIDIGFTVAPASFTALLGLNGAGKSTLFSLVTRLFGIQRGHIGIFGHDVAQAPGEALRLLGVVFQPRTLDLDLSVTQNLLYHAALHGIARRDARERSREVLARLGLADRAASKVRDLSGGQMRRLEIARALLHRPRLLLLDEATVGLDVKARADILNHVRQLVTEQGISVLWATHLFDEIGSNDDLVVLHQGQVLAQGKVAQVIADTGGSDINTAFMRLTGSTAPSGSPTS
- a CDS encoding YVTN family beta-propeller repeat protein, giving the protein MKEEKLRMWRCCLLSVIAAWLATATPASAFIAYVSNEKSNTVSVIDTNSWTVTKTIKVGQRPRGIEFTRDGKFVFVAVGDDDSIQVIDVAKQEVVDTLPSGPDPELFALDADGKMLYVANENDNTVTIIDVEKRARLGEIQVGVEPEGMAISPDGSILINTSETTNMAHFIDTKTRQIVANVLVDARPRFAEFKRDNSEVWVSSEIGGTVSVIDPVKRVVTDKISFNIPGLRSEAIQPVGIGMTKDGKTAFVALGPANRVAVVDATSHKVTKYLLVGQRVWHMAFTPDEKYLMVTNGVSNDVSVIDVTAQKVIKTIQVGELPWGITIAQP
- a CDS encoding ABC transporter substrate-binding protein — encoded protein: MIRWLVAAIGFCIAATPVLAADPIEIGIGYLGRVGVKAKLSLVELPAENDGLAGARLAIEDNNTTGKFLNQHFTLEEVRLKDNEDVAKAAAALAERSSFIIADLPADELLKAADALRDRGTLLLNAGAIDDRLREQDCRANVIHVAPTRSMLADALAQYLVWKQWKRWLFVVGSHDQDKLYADALRRAATRFGAKIVQERIFEDIGGARRTDSGVTLIQRQMPVFTQQAPAYDVLVAADESEVFASYLPYRTWDPRPVAGSAGLVPTSWHAAQDQWGAIQIQNRFAKLNSRHMTALDMQAWTAARMIGEAASRTKSGDSKAVSDFLKGPDFSIAAFKGRRLTLRDWNLQLRQPILLVDGRMVVSVSPQEGFLHQVSELDTLGADRPETKCKLR
- the fghA gene encoding S-formylglutathione hydrolase, giving the protein MTMQTVSLNTSYGGTQGVYRHASRETRTDMTFSVYVPPHAGGARLPVVWYLSGLTCTHANVTEKGEFRSACAALGLIFVAPDTSPRGEGVPGDPANGYDFGLGAGFYVDATQEPFARNYRMWSYVTEELPKLVAENFPVDPNRQSILGHSMGGHGALTVALRHPDRYRAASAFSPIVAPSQVPWGIKALGGYLGSDRQAWRKHDAVALIEDGARVSDLMVDYGDADPFLTEQLRPELLQSTCEKAKIPLTLRRQPGYDHSYYFISTFMSDHLRWHAERLKG
- a CDS encoding response regulator transcription factor, with translation MRVLIVDDHPIVASGCRTVFADEPEVVLLEAADAESGERVFVTERPDICVIDINLPTVSGFELARRILARAASARIIMFSMNDDPVFAARAIEIGAKGYVTKTGDPQDLVEAIREVGKGGVYLPSAIARSIAFAGPAFARSPLSKLTSREMEILRLLSAGKSLSEIAWMVHSSYKTVANTSSIMRQKLGVRTSAELVRLAIESGVA
- a CDS encoding ATP-binding protein, producing the protein MWQKLSLRARINLLLALGLTLGLAINIARLVVEAGPRVRAEDQGVIRLAREFVETIVPGLNEASDPDARLNQIVRDLSRLRHVSITRQGDTSAGERSGNGDDERSPPAWFIALVHPETTAVSVPITIHGKPQSLVITSHPNDEMAEIWDGIVTQLAVSSALAIALFLVTMMVVGRALAPLQALSQAMANIEAGHYGSRVEPGGAPELAAICAKLNHLAGALGEAIEDKRRLAERTVSLQDLERKEIARELHDEFGPYLFTLRAHAGALMRLSEDGRASGADALRKHGTAIMEQINALQQFNRRILEKLRPVGLAELGLREALGVLLRLWRESRPDVTIDANIASAPEETGEVTDLTVYRIVQEALTNAFRHADATSVSVTVEQAAGMNGSRGCALVRVSDNGRGLAPDHKFGFGLTGMRERILALGGTLNVVSGNGGVTVEAVVPHGSHH
- a CDS encoding TonB-dependent receptor, giving the protein MGVRVLVIGTISLCLIPGIDRAEAQTASSDSEVLPAIEVVAPPTTSARPAARPTRGSAAPRATRNVRRVLIYPTAPTPTARSGMDVDKVPAAINAVGAGQIARTGSLNIADALQQQVPGIIISDTTGNPFMPDVQFRGFVASPVAGTPQGLAVYQNGMRINEAFGDTVNWDLIPTAAIRSVTVVTNNPAFGLNALGGAVNVLMKDGFNYHGAEINTMGGSFGRIQSSAQYGKQIDNFSVYGALEGVRDNGYRNFSESAIRRFYGDVGYRTDSSEFHLNMGVAKNNFGAAAAVPVELLQKYWGATYTTPQTTDNRVAYVNLTGKVEATPTWTIEGSARVRAFRQKTVDGNPTETEPCAAPNDTLLCFNDDTNFANGLNGVPIVNPFPADAVLGQIDRTTTRSTTTGATLQATNTDQLFGHNNQFMVGTSFDSGVTRFGASAELGTIGSNYVVNGSGIFLGPSGSPISIGPVSLRATNKYTGLYALDTFDVTDAFSISGGGRFNHASIVLQDQIGTALNGNHTFSRFNPMIGGTYKITPEMTAYAGYSEANRAPTPLELACADPARPCLIAAFLIADPPLKQVVSRTVEAGLRGTKELNIGTLGWKVGAFRATNADDILAIPSPELQGFGYFQNVGRTRRQGIEAQVNLTSKTLQLYASYTLVDARFLDALEIGSNSPFAVDDVVQVLPGNRIPAIPRNRVKVGIDYSVTDAFKVGGDALFVGSQYFVGDESNQAARLPGYSVFNLHASYQINKTFQVYGRVDNILDNRYATYGTFFDRDDIPNFTNGGADFTDPRSVLPARPRAFYAGLKATF
- a CDS encoding helix-turn-helix domain-containing protein, producing MSDTVRSLSTSGLAPKKQIQTWSDALTDLCGQFDVDPLEGSSLEGRINYTTVSQLKLCQIEASQHRIAHTVSGTKLSEHPYVKILFQTYGISHFEQGGRRIDIMPGDCLAYDVSCPHTIVSPSLTRHEVVIVPKALLHERGFRTAKMLPCKLSARNGTGRIAYDFVHTAFDEAKRLSPYNAIGVADSLIDLLLLPLREADTMFDRVGPEAMYIRAQAFIREHLRDPDLCIDQISAALGCTKRYLHMLFSDKGMTVSDYIWRARLLHCRQELETQHGKTITDVAFSWGFSSSSHFSRVFRKHFGFVPSAIHKAHCADPAPDVS
- the xoxF5 gene encoding lanthanide-dependent methanol dehydrogenase XoxF5, yielding MRKVLSAACLGAMATFVVGIAYANEELIKMSQNPKDWVQPAGDYANTRFSKLNQINASNVGKLQVAWTFSTGVLRGHEGGPLIIGNMMYVHTPFPNKVYALDLSQENKIVWKYEPKQDPNVIPVMCCDTVNRGVAYGDGKIFLHQADTTLVALDAKTGQVAWSVKNGDPGKGATGTSAPLVVKDKVLVGISGGEFGVQCHVTAYDLKSGKQVWRAFSEGPDDQILVDPVKTTELGKPIGKDSSIKTWQGDQWKIGGGCTWGWLSYDPGLNMVYYGSGNPSTWNPKQRPGDNKWSMTVFARNPDTGMANWVYQMTPHDEWDYDGVNEMILSDQEINGQARKLLTHFDRNGLAYTMDRTNGELLVAEKYDPKVNWTTGVDMNKSSPTYGRPKVVDQYSTEKGGEDKNTKGICPAALGTKDEQPAAYSPDTQLFYVPTNHVCMDYEPFKVSYTAGQPYVGATLSMYPPQGESHMGNFIAWDNKTGKIVWSNKEQFSVWSGALATAGGVVFYGTLEGYLKAVDAKTGKELYKFKTPSGIIGNVTTYENGGRQYVAVLSGVGGWAGIGLAAGLTDPTAGLGAVGGYAALSNYTALGGTLTVFALPQ